TTTGCTCTCGGCGATTGCGCCGGCTGTATCGACAGTGCGGGTAACAAGGTGCCGCCACGGGCACAGTCCGCCCAGCAGATGGCAAAAACTGCCCGCGAAAACCTGATTGCGCTGGTGGAAAATGGTGAGAGTGCGGAACTGCATTCCTTCCTGTACAAGGATCGCGGCTCACTGGTATCCCTGTCGCGCTTCGATGCGGTAGGCAACCTGATGGGTGGACTGGTAAAAGGCAGCCTCACCATTGAAGGCCGCGTTGCCGGGCTCGCTTACCGCTCGTTGTACCGGATGCACCTGGCCGCGCTGCACGGCTGGCCGCGGGCGATGTTGCTGTACTTGGTGGGTCACGCCAACCGGTTTGTGAAGCCACGGCTGAAGATGCACTGACGCAGGCGAACAGATCGCATTTACTACCGGCGGGAGTTTATCGCTCCCGCTCGGGTCCGATACACATTACGCCCGGGTCTGCCACGGTTGTACCGCACGGATAGTGCAGACTGCGATAACGGCGCGTATAGCGGTAGTACTCGATCAGGAATCGCAGGCCGTCATCCAGGGTGCGATATTGCCAGCGCCAACGCTCCACGCCGGTGAATGATTGCGGCCAGTAATAGTGGTGGAAGTAATAATGCTGGTCGTATAGTCCTGCCCGATACAGGTCGTAGTAGCGGTAGCGGTGATTGCCGTAGATGGGACTGCGGCGGTCATCAATATCGCTCAGGGTTCCCTCATAATGGATGGTACGGCTGAGCGGCTCGCCGTCGTCACCGAAAACATAGAACTCCACGTATTCCAGTTCTACGGTACCGCGGGTATTGCGGCGCACACTTTCCCGCCGCTCCAGTTGGCCGATATCGTTGTAGTAGAAGTCGGTGGTATCCTCGAAGTCCACCACGCCGTTGTTATCGGTATCGAAGCGGACGATCAGGGTCGCGAGTTCATCTGCAGCGTTATACCGATAATCCAATACCTGCCGGGTATCGAATACGCCGGTGATGTTCCGGTCCACTTCCCGCACCTGCCGTGCTAACAGGCCGCGATCGTTGTATTTATACCGCCATAGAAAACGGTATTCTGTGTCTCCACCGATGTCCGTTTCCTTCACGTAATCCACGCGTACCAGGCGCCCTTCGTCATTGTATTTGTAGTCGATCTCTATGGTGGCGTCGGTCACTCCGTCGGCGGTGTCATTGTCGGTATCGAACCGTTTAAATTTCCGCTCCAGTTGACCGGTGTCGGTATAGAAGTATCGGCTGCGAAAGCGCTGGTCTGTACGGCCATCGGCATCGGTGTCAGTTTCAATTTCGCGCTCGGTGATCAGGCCGATGTCATCGTAGAAGTAGTCTGCGGTTTGCAGGTAGTCCGCTTCGCCGTCTGCATTTTGATCCCGCTCCAGGACATATCCCGTGCGATTGCCGCCGCCGTCGTAAAAGTATTCGATCTTCTGGCGATAGCTAACCCCCGCCTCACCGCGCTCTTCCAGCCGTTCGCTCAGCAGGCCGCTGTTGTTGTAGAAATTTCTGCGGCGAATAAATTTATCCACCACACTGTCGTCATTGGTGTCCCGGTCTTGCTGCAGAAACTCTTCGCGCCCCCAGTCGTCGTACTCATAGCGGGCAAACAGGTCCCAGAACTGGCCAGTGCTGAACGACGGAAAACGGCGCAACTCGATCGGCAGGCCGAAATCGTTGTACGCCACCAGGTATTCGGTTTCGATGGTGCCGTTGTTACCGCGGTCGCGGGTTTTCCGTTCGGGCAGGTGTGCCGGCACTTCTATGCGCAATCTTTCATAAAGAATGACCAGCGGCAGTGATTCTGGCACCTCAAAGTCTACGCCGTACCGTGTGCGCAGCGCGCGCAGGGTTTCCGGGCCTTCGAGAAAGGGGAAGAGATAGAGGTCCACATCAAAGTCGATGGATACATCCACCAACCTTTCATCCCAACCGACGAGCTGTACCCCGTTGTCCGGATTGCGATCTTCATCCAGGGTCATCAGGAACAGCGTCATGTTGGCGACACGGTCCAGATTATTTACCTGCCGGCGGTTTTCCAGCAGGCCACGCAGGTGGCGCTCGGTGACAGGGGCGCTGCTACCGAGCAGGTCAAATGGATTCAGATAGGTGTCCGCCGGAGCGGACCCCAGCTGGATACTGCCGAGAGAGAAGGTGATCGTTTCTCCCTCGCGGTACAGGAAGACGCCATCGATGTCGGTAAAACCGGACTGGGTTTCCGTTTCATAGCGCAGGCCGAAGAACAGGCCGCGGGCAAACACTCCTCGCTTTACTTCAGTGACACCACCAGAGCTGCTACCGCCAGAACTGCTGGAGCCGCCGCCGGAACCACCACCACCGCCAGAGCGATCAGAACCACCAAAATCACAGGCTGCAATGCATAGAACGAACAGCAGCACCAACAACCTTTTACTTGCGCTGACAGCGCCACCAACGGCGAACTCAGGCATGAACAATTCCCTGTCACCTGTCTTCGTTTAATTGCTAACAAGGATAGTGGATATAGAAGAGAAACCGGCTGTAAAGGAAGGCGAGAAGGGGGAAACCGTAGGAAAACAGACAGGAATGTGAAATCCGGCGCAGGATGCGTAAAAACTGGCGGATGTTAAGACTGCGCCGGTATTGCGCCGGCGCCGCCTTCAGCATAGGAAAATCAGATTTTCCAGGTTTTCACGGTTTCCAGGCCGTGCTCTTCCACCCACTGGTTCAGCTGCTTGGGATTGCGCTTTTTCTTTTCAATGGTGGCATTGGTGTACGGGTTGCGATAGTGGCCGGTTTCCAGTTTCGGCTCGGCGGGCTTGCTGGATTTGGCAGCGCGGGCACCACGGCGGGGGCTGTCCCCACGCTTCAGGTGACGGGCAACGCGGGATTTGAGTGTACGGATATAGTCCGGCTCCTCTTCTGCATCCAGCTGGCCGATCAGCCATTCAACAATCTGGTCAGCACGGGCAACGAAGAACTCCTCTTCTGCCATCTCGTACTCAGCGGCCAGATTGACCAGCGCCTTATCAAAGGCGATCACACCTTCCTTTTTACGCTCAACCTGCGCCATTTCCTGCTGCAGTTGTTCAATTTTGGCCTGGTGTTCAGCGATCTGCTGTTCAATCTGGTCGTATTCCTGAAACATATAGTGAGCCTCTGTTTATCAGGTAGATATACATTGCCTATCAATTACAGTGATTAGTGAGCAATGCTGAAGGTTGTTAAACGGCTTATTCCGTTATTCTGAAAAAGCCGAAATTTGAAACTATTTAATATAAGACACGGCGATACACCGATAATACTTCCCGCCCGCTGGCAACCCAAACAACCTGCCAGTGTGGTCAAATAATCGGAAATAAACCGATATAGAGATATCTTGCGAAATAAAGGACCCGGCCCCTGGGCCGTCAGGCCAGGACGCATATACAGGATATTCAGATATCGCACGCTCAAAAGTAAGTAAAGACCGCCGGAAACTTCAGCCGTAACGACATCGCAAACTCAACTCTCAGCGTACTTTCCTGGTCGAACATTCCAGATCGAGCTTTCCAGACGGTACATTGGGCATTTGAGTTAATATCGAAACGCGGGCACAGAGAAAACCGAAAACATTCGGATCCAGTCTTCTCTCTTTGGACCCTGGCACCAATGGGTGGCACCGATATCCAACAGTGCTGCGCATAATAATAGATTAAATTAAAAGTGCAACCGGGAAACCCGCGCTATTCGTTTATATTGGGTACACCGGTCATAAACAGAACGCCCCACCGGCAATCTGGCCGACAATTCTTCTGGATGCACTCACATCGACAGTATGTTGCTGCTGCCTGACCTATCCTTGAAGCAGTATTCCAATATCGGTTGTAATCAAGGGGGATAGCCAGCAATGTCTAAAAACAGAGATATACACCATATGCCTACTCTGGCGGCACTGATGACGCCTTTTCCCTACCATGTGGATGCGGAGGCACCTGTAGAGGAAGCGGAATCCCTGATGGAGCAGCATGCAGTGCACCATTTACCCGTCACCCGGGACGGAGAGCTGGAATCCATTATTTCCCGCGGCGATATCGAACGTGCAAACTCACCCGGCCACCGGCTGGAGGAGCAGCAACTGTTTGTGCGCGATCTGGCGGCACGTCGGCCGTATATCGCCGATATTCACGATCCGCTGGACAAAATACTGCTGGCGATGGCAGATACCGGAATTGGTTCGGTACTGGTCATGCGGGAGGGAGAACTGGCGGGTATCGTGACGGTGACGGATGCGCTGCGGTATTGCAGTCAGTTCCTCGCCGAAATCACCCAAAGCCCGGATGATACCGTGGCCTGATACGAACGACGCAATGGGCTCCCCGAGCGCACTCAGACCGGCGCCCCGTTACAGAGGCCAGATCCACAGCAACATGGGCACGGCAACGGCAACTACGATGACTTCCATCGGTAACCCCATCGGCCAGTAATCACCAAATTTGAACCCGCCGGGCCCCAGGATCAAGGTGTTGTTCTGGTGCCCCACCGGGGTCAGAAAAGCACAGGAGGCACCGATAGCCACCGCCATCAGGAAGCTGTCCGGATTGACATCCAATTGGGCGGAGGCACTGAGGGCTATTGCACACATCAATGCAGCGGTTGCGGCATTGTTCATAAAGTCTGAC
The Microbulbifer celer DNA segment above includes these coding regions:
- a CDS encoding RHS repeat domain-containing protein → MPEFAVGGAVSASKRLLVLLFVLCIAACDFGGSDRSGGGGGSGGGSSSSGGSSSGGVTEVKRGVFARGLFFGLRYETETQSGFTDIDGVFLYREGETITFSLGSIQLGSAPADTYLNPFDLLGSSAPVTERHLRGLLENRRQVNNLDRVANMTLFLMTLDEDRNPDNGVQLVGWDERLVDVSIDFDVDLYLFPFLEGPETLRALRTRYGVDFEVPESLPLVILYERLRIEVPAHLPERKTRDRGNNGTIETEYLVAYNDFGLPIELRRFPSFSTGQFWDLFARYEYDDWGREEFLQQDRDTNDDSVVDKFIRRRNFYNNSGLLSERLEERGEAGVSYRQKIEYFYDGGGNRTGYVLERDQNADGEADYLQTADYFYDDIGLITEREIETDTDADGRTDQRFRSRYFYTDTGQLERKFKRFDTDNDTADGVTDATIEIDYKYNDEGRLVRVDYVKETDIGGDTEYRFLWRYKYNDRGLLARQVREVDRNITGVFDTRQVLDYRYNAADELATLIVRFDTDNNGVVDFEDTTDFYYNDIGQLERRESVRRNTRGTVELEYVEFYVFGDDGEPLSRTIHYEGTLSDIDDRRSPIYGNHRYRYYDLYRAGLYDQHYYFHHYYWPQSFTGVERWRWQYRTLDDGLRFLIEYYRYTRRYRSLHYPCGTTVADPGVMCIGPERER
- a CDS encoding CBS domain-containing protein, encoding MSKNRDIHHMPTLAALMTPFPYHVDAEAPVEEAESLMEQHAVHHLPVTRDGELESIISRGDIERANSPGHRLEEQQLFVRDLAARRPYIADIHDPLDKILLAMADTGIGSVLVMREGELAGIVTVTDALRYCSQFLAEITQSPDDTVA